The Mucilaginibacter yixingensis genome window below encodes:
- a CDS encoding rhodanese-like domain-containing protein, with translation MKEITVQELKDKLDSGEDFQLIDVREDFEYEMSNLGGTLIPLAGVLIESEKISRDKPVVVMCRSGKRSAVAIGQLEQLGYTNLANLQGGILAWAQEIDPDIQVY, from the coding sequence ATGAAAGAAATAACCGTACAGGAACTGAAAGACAAGTTAGACAGCGGCGAGGATTTCCAGCTGATTGACGTGCGTGAAGATTTTGAATATGAAATGTCTAACCTGGGCGGCACCCTGATACCGCTGGCGGGCGTATTGATAGAAAGCGAAAAAATTTCAAGAGATAAGCCGGTGGTGGTAATGTGCCGTAGCGGCAAGCGTAGCGCGGTAGCTATTGGTCAGCTGGAGCAATTGGGTTACACTAACCTGGCAAACCTGCAAGGTGGCATTTTGGCCTGGGCGCAAGAGATTGACCCGGATATTCAAGTATACTAA
- a CDS encoding MarR family winged helix-turn-helix transcriptional regulator has protein sequence MNQQETRHLATDLRTVVTRLTKKLRKKSATGAKLSLTARSVIAQLDQHGTMLPTELAAAEKITTQSMSQLLGQLLEMGVINRTLSTQDKRKVLISLTDYGTELINQVRHEREEWLLKAMEQVCTPDEQEVLRKAIGPLSRLVDFDPS, from the coding sequence ATGAATCAACAAGAAACCCGGCATCTGGCCACTGATTTGCGCACCGTAGTAACACGGCTGACCAAGAAACTCCGCAAAAAATCGGCAACGGGGGCGAAGCTGTCGCTCACCGCACGCTCGGTTATTGCGCAGTTGGATCAGCATGGTACGATGCTGCCTACAGAGCTGGCAGCGGCCGAGAAGATCACCACGCAATCTATGTCGCAACTGTTGGGGCAACTCTTGGAGATGGGGGTTATTAACCGCACGCTGTCAACGCAAGATAAGCGTAAGGTGCTGATCTCGCTTACCGATTACGGCACCGAACTGATTAACCAGGTGCGTCATGAGCGCGAAGAATGGTTACTGAAAGCCATGGAGCAGGTATGCACACCCGATGAGCAGGAAGTGTTGAGGAAAGCTATTGGTCCGCTAAGCCGGTTGGTTGATTTTGACCCCTCCTAA
- a CDS encoding MFS transporter codes for MITTFRAFRSRNYRLYFFGQSVSLIGTWMQKTAVSWVVYELTHSKFMLGLTLFASMFPSFLFSFIGGVAADRYNRFRLLLATQIASLVQAVLLTLLIFFRHYNIWEIQALSVLLGLINAFDVPARQSLVYEMIHDKSDLPNALALNSSMVNLSRLIGPGIAGLIIEKFGDVFCFGLNAVSFIAVIGSLLLMRLPKYEAKPHNKNAFTDLKEGFHYLKNTPSINFIIVMLGVMSLLVLPYSTLIPVYAKDIFHGTASTFGVIDSVIGLGAFSGAIFLASLKPGRNLKKILAINTLVFGAGLALFSHEHSYPLALFFSVMAGFGMMSQITISNTLIQTTVSQEMRGRVISFYAMAFFGMQPLGGLIIGAVSQRIGVQNTVLAEGCVALLTGLLHFRFLRKSNLKKKQQKILEQAPAQAVAP; via the coding sequence ATGATCACAACATTCAGGGCCTTTAGAAGCCGCAATTACCGTTTATATTTCTTCGGGCAGTCCGTATCGCTTATTGGTACGTGGATGCAAAAAACAGCGGTGAGTTGGGTGGTGTACGAATTGACGCACTCTAAATTTATGCTGGGTTTAACGCTGTTTGCCAGTATGTTCCCGTCGTTTCTGTTCTCTTTTATTGGTGGTGTGGCGGCAGACCGGTATAACCGTTTCCGGTTGCTGCTGGCTACGCAAATTGCATCGCTGGTGCAGGCGGTGTTGTTAACGCTGCTCATCTTTTTCAGGCATTATAACATTTGGGAAATACAGGCGCTGAGCGTGCTGCTGGGTTTGATTAATGCGTTTGATGTGCCCGCGCGCCAATCATTGGTTTATGAGATGATTCATGATAAGTCTGATCTGCCCAACGCACTGGCTCTTAACTCATCAATGGTGAATTTATCGCGATTAATTGGCCCAGGCATTGCCGGGTTGATCATAGAAAAATTTGGCGATGTTTTTTGTTTCGGACTGAACGCGGTAAGCTTTATTGCAGTTATAGGTTCTTTGTTGCTGATGCGCCTGCCTAAATATGAGGCCAAGCCACACAATAAAAATGCATTTACCGATCTTAAAGAAGGATTCCACTACCTGAAAAATACGCCGTCTATCAATTTTATTATAGTGATGCTGGGCGTGATGAGTTTGCTGGTGTTGCCCTACAGTACGCTGATCCCAGTTTATGCCAAAGATATTTTTCACGGTACGGCATCCACCTTTGGGGTGATTGATAGCGTGATTGGCCTGGGGGCATTTTCTGGGGCTATTTTCTTGGCATCCCTCAAGCCGGGACGTAATTTAAAGAAGATATTGGCCATCAATACACTCGTATTTGGTGCTGGGTTGGCGCTATTCTCTCATGAGCATAGTTACCCATTGGCGCTATTCTTCTCGGTAATGGCTGGTTTCGGTATGATGTCGCAGATCACGATCAGTAATACGCTGATCCAAACTACGGTATCGCAAGAAATGCGCGGACGGGTGATCAGCTTTTATGCCATGGCCTTCTTTGGAATGCAACCACTGGGCGGCTTGATTATCGGTGCCGTGTCTCAACGGATAGGTGTACAAAACACAGTGCTGGCCGAGGGCTGCGTGGCCTTGCTTACCGGCCTCCTGCACTTCAGGTTTTTGAGAAAGAGCAACCTGAAAAAGAAACAGCAAAAAATACTGGAACAAGCGCCGGCACAAGCGGTGGCGCCTTAA
- a CDS encoding zinc ribbon domain-containing protein has translation MEQTVEQKLKALYELQTIHSKIDKIRQVRGELPMEVADLEDDVAGLETRIQKIKYELDDLEDEIVTRKNVIRDAQANIKKYETQLNEVKNNREYDAITKEVEIQGLDIQVSEKKIREFGFEITSKNQVYEKALADLEERRKDLDVKKEELGTITAETQKEEEDLLNEAEKAQANIEDRLLFAYTRLRNNAKNGLAVVTIRRDSCSGCFNQIPPQRQSDIRQRKKIIVCEHCGRILVDEQMAMEVEEA, from the coding sequence ATGGAACAAACCGTAGAACAAAAGCTTAAAGCTTTATACGAACTACAAACCATCCACTCAAAAATTGACAAGATCCGCCAGGTAAGAGGTGAGCTGCCAATGGAGGTTGCCGATCTGGAAGATGATGTGGCCGGTCTGGAAACACGTATCCAGAAAATCAAATATGAACTGGACGATCTGGAAGATGAAATTGTTACCCGCAAAAACGTTATCCGCGATGCCCAGGCCAATATCAAAAAATACGAAACTCAGCTGAACGAGGTTAAAAACAATCGTGAATACGACGCTATAACCAAAGAAGTTGAAATCCAAGGACTTGACATCCAGGTGAGCGAGAAAAAAATCCGCGAGTTTGGCTTCGAGATCACCAGCAAAAACCAGGTTTATGAAAAAGCCCTGGCAGATCTGGAAGAGCGTCGTAAAGATCTTGATGTTAAGAAAGAAGAGCTAGGCACCATTACTGCCGAAACGCAGAAAGAAGAAGAAGATCTGCTGAACGAGGCAGAAAAAGCACAGGCAAATATTGAAGACCGCCTGCTGTTTGCTTACACTCGTTTACGCAACAACGCCAAAAACGGCCTGGCTGTAGTAACCATCCGTCGTGATTCTTGTTCTGGTTGTTTCAACCAGATCCCGCCTCAACGTCAGTCTGATATCCGTCAGCGCAAAAAGATCATCGTTTGCGAGCACTGTGGCCGTATCCTGGTTGATGAGCAAATGGCAATGGAAGTTGAAGAAGCATAA
- a CDS encoding serine hydrolase has product MKKLRLIFTGLMLSATCALAQPAADRTNFIRDSLDVYMNRAMTNWRIPGAAVCVIKDGKIVTMRAYGVKELSLPNKVDENTLFMIGGNTKTFTATAIAMLQERKQLSLDDKVTKYIPDFKLDNKPAGEMATIRDLLSHRIGFGTYQGDFTFYNTDLTRHDVVERMARIKAAHPFRTEWGYTNSAFLTAGELMPRTAQGRSWEAFIKDNIFAPLGMTNTLALTRDMPQALNRTAPHTLVDGRLVAIPYAQLDNLAPAMSICSSISDMSKWVMALLNDGKVGPRQIIPAAAISATRQPQDIVKSVHHLSGENNFELYGLGWYLQDYAGHRVVMHDGGVSGYVSSVTLVPQDHLGIIILTNTDQNSLYEALRWEIMDAYFKLPYRNYSEAYLNFYKTEQKNEQLADKKLRDTTILKPKPALPLNAYTGKYMNDLYGSMTITIGGELNDQLQLRFEHHPKMFALAQPLGGNRFYVSFSDPEYGKAVFPFAVINGRVTGVRVKVSDFIEMTPYDFRKM; this is encoded by the coding sequence ATGAAAAAATTAAGGTTGATTTTCACCGGTTTAATGTTGTCTGCAACCTGCGCGCTGGCGCAGCCCGCGGCAGACAGAACAAATTTTATAAGAGACAGCCTTGATGTTTACATGAATCGCGCCATGACCAACTGGCGCATTCCCGGTGCTGCGGTTTGTGTAATTAAAGATGGTAAAATAGTAACCATGCGCGCCTATGGCGTAAAAGAGCTGAGCTTGCCCAACAAGGTTGACGAGAATACGCTGTTTATGATTGGTGGCAACACCAAAACTTTTACCGCCACCGCCATAGCCATGCTGCAAGAGCGCAAACAGCTATCGCTGGACGATAAGGTGACTAAATACATCCCAGACTTTAAGCTCGATAACAAGCCTGCCGGCGAGATGGCCACCATCCGCGATCTGCTTAGTCACCGCATTGGGTTTGGCACGTATCAGGGCGACTTTACTTTTTATAATACAGATCTTACCCGGCACGATGTGGTAGAACGCATGGCCCGCATTAAGGCCGCCCACCCTTTCCGTACGGAATGGGGATATACCAACTCCGCATTTTTGACGGCAGGTGAGCTAATGCCCAGAACAGCGCAGGGCCGCTCGTGGGAAGCTTTTATAAAAGACAATATCTTCGCCCCACTGGGCATGACCAATACCCTAGCCTTAACCCGCGATATGCCTCAGGCATTAAACCGCACCGCACCGCACACGCTGGTTGACGGCCGGTTGGTGGCTATTCCATACGCCCAACTGGATAACCTGGCGCCTGCTATGTCTATCTGTTCGTCTATCAGCGATATGAGTAAATGGGTAATGGCTTTGTTGAATGATGGTAAGGTTGGTCCGCGGCAGATCATCCCTGCAGCAGCCATCAGCGCTACACGCCAACCGCAGGATATTGTTAAGAGTGTTCATCACCTGAGTGGAGAAAATAACTTTGAACTTTACGGACTAGGCTGGTATCTGCAAGACTATGCCGGTCATCGCGTGGTGATGCATGACGGTGGGGTGAGCGGCTATGTATCATCGGTAACGCTGGTACCGCAGGATCATTTGGGCATTATCATCCTTACCAATACAGATCAGAACTCGCTTTACGAAGCGTTGCGTTGGGAGATAATGGATGCTTACTTTAAGTTGCCTTATCGCAACTACAGCGAGGCGTATCTTAACTTTTATAAAACAGAGCAAAAGAACGAGCAACTGGCCGATAAAAAGCTGCGTGATACCACCATTTTAAAGCCAAAGCCGGCGCTGCCGCTTAATGCCTATACCGGTAAATACATGAACGATCTGTACGGAAGCATGACCATTACCATAGGCGGCGAGCTGAACGATCAGTTACAGTTGCGCTTTGAGCATCACCCTAAAATGTTTGCCCTGGCGCAGCCCTTGGGAGGAAATCGTTTCTACGTGTCATTCTCAGACCCTGAATACGGTAAAGCGGTGTTTCCGTTTGCCGTTATCAATGGTAGGGTAACCGGCGTGCGCGTCAAGGTGTCGGATTTTATAGAGATGACGCCGTATGATTTTAGGAAAATGTAA
- a CDS encoding DUF2752 domain-containing protein gives MIKLVKNNFELIFWVAALTSLAFTNPTQTHFVLCPLRLMGFTWCPGCGLGHSIAFLLHGDVKALLHAHWIGIPALLILMHRIVVLFRRAIKAQQPVDENAAFSPTANRRLPI, from the coding sequence ATGATCAAGCTGGTAAAGAACAATTTCGAACTGATATTTTGGGTAGCGGCCCTCACCTCGCTGGCTTTTACCAACCCGACACAAACGCACTTTGTGCTGTGTCCGCTACGCTTAATGGGCTTTACCTGGTGTCCGGGTTGCGGTCTGGGGCATTCTATTGCCTTTTTGCTTCATGGAGACGTAAAGGCATTGCTGCATGCACATTGGATAGGCATACCGGCTTTGTTGATATTGATGCACCGTATTGTTGTGTTATTTAGGCGTGCAATAAAAGCCCAACAACCGGTAGATGAAAACGCGGCATTTTCACCGACAGCAAACCGCCGTTTACCGATTTAA
- a CDS encoding ligase-associated DNA damage response exonuclease — protein MPRKPLLEFTDRGIYCPKGDFYIDPWKPVDYAVITHAHADHAYWGHKHYLAHHLSREVLYYRLGEINLQTVEYGETLNRNGIAITLFPAGHVIGSAQVRLECEGEIWVVSGDYKVEDDGVCTPFEPVRCHHFISECTFGMPVYKWKPQLQVFEEMNNWWRHNLDNDLATVIVGYSLGKAQRILQNLDLFNGTVYTHGVIENTNQALRKNGVSLHPTERITPEISKELVRKGIIIAPPSAVGTPWMRKFGPYSFGYCSGWMAIRGAKRRRAADRGFVLSDHADWDGLISAIDATGCERVYLTHGYTATFARYLNEIGFDAHEVHTLYGNEEEEPGSADDAV, from the coding sequence ATGCCCCGCAAACCGTTGCTTGAGTTTACAGACCGCGGCATTTACTGCCCCAAAGGCGATTTTTACATCGATCCATGGAAACCGGTAGACTATGCTGTGATTACCCATGCTCATGCAGACCACGCTTATTGGGGGCACAAGCATTACCTGGCACATCATCTCTCCCGCGAGGTGTTATATTATCGGCTGGGTGAAATTAACCTGCAAACGGTGGAATACGGCGAAACATTGAATCGCAACGGCATCGCCATCACCCTGTTTCCGGCAGGGCATGTTATCGGTTCGGCGCAGGTACGCCTGGAGTGCGAGGGGGAGATCTGGGTGGTATCCGGCGATTATAAGGTGGAGGATGATGGCGTTTGCACACCGTTCGAGCCTGTACGCTGCCATCACTTTATTTCTGAGTGTACCTTCGGGATGCCCGTTTACAAATGGAAACCGCAACTACAGGTGTTTGAAGAGATGAACAACTGGTGGCGCCATAACCTGGATAATGACCTGGCAACGGTTATTGTGGGTTACTCGCTGGGCAAGGCGCAACGTATTTTGCAGAACCTTGACCTGTTTAACGGTACGGTTTATACTCATGGTGTTATTGAGAACACTAATCAGGCGCTACGCAAAAATGGCGTCAGTTTGCATCCGACAGAACGCATTACTCCGGAGATTTCAAAAGAGCTGGTGCGAAAAGGTATCATCATCGCCCCGCCATCTGCCGTAGGCACGCCATGGATGCGCAAATTCGGGCCTTATAGTTTTGGCTATTGCTCCGGCTGGATGGCCATTCGCGGGGCTAAGCGTCGGCGCGCGGCAGACCGTGGTTTTGTGCTGTCTGATCATGCCGACTGGGACGGCCTGATCAGTGCCATTGATGCCACCGGCTGCGAAAGGGTATACCTTACCCATGGCTACACCGCCACCTTTGCCCGCTATTTAAACGAGATTGGGTTTGACGCGCACGAGGTGCATACCCTGTATGGCAATGAGGAAGAAGAACCCGGTAGCGCCGATGATGCGGTTTGA
- a CDS encoding isochorismatase family protein produces the protein MITSLDPKTALVLVDLQKGIVGYPALAAAIGGVLGNANQLVAAFRAAGQPIVFINVDPGDARWPKTRKDSGPNNPGPIPAEMLQITEEAGIQAGDTVITKHSWGAFWQTELHSHLQQLGVTGIVLGGIATSIGVEGTARQAYELGYNLTFVTDVMTDMVPSAHEHSTKIIFPRMGEVGVTADVLAKLGV, from the coding sequence ATGATAACATCACTTGATCCAAAAACTGCATTGGTTTTAGTAGACCTGCAGAAAGGCATTGTTGGCTACCCGGCGCTGGCAGCGGCTATTGGCGGCGTGCTTGGCAATGCTAACCAACTGGTAGCTGCGTTTCGCGCGGCAGGCCAGCCAATTGTATTTATTAATGTTGACCCTGGCGATGCGCGCTGGCCAAAAACACGTAAAGACTCGGGCCCCAATAACCCTGGACCCATCCCCGCAGAAATGCTGCAAATTACCGAAGAGGCAGGCATACAAGCCGGCGATACGGTGATTACCAAACACTCATGGGGCGCGTTCTGGCAAACAGAACTGCATAGCCATCTGCAACAACTGGGCGTTACCGGTATTGTGTTGGGCGGCATTGCTACCAGTATAGGCGTTGAGGGCACTGCCCGCCAGGCTTATGAACTGGGTTATAACCTCACCTTTGTTACGGACGTAATGACCGACATGGTACCGTCGGCTCATGAGCATAGCACCAAAATCATCTTCCCGCGGATGGGTGAGGTTGGCGTTACTGCGGATGTGCTGGCTAAGCTGGGAGTCTAA
- a CDS encoding DUF6358 family protein: MWKKFALNIAYTIGFFLAVIIGCWAYKNHQYLYLAGAAVVGIMFVILKTRLRKEVREMLKNR; encoded by the coding sequence ATGTGGAAGAAGTTTGCACTTAATATTGCTTATACTATCGGTTTTTTCCTGGCCGTTATTATAGGCTGTTGGGCTTATAAAAATCATCAATACCTATACTTGGCTGGTGCTGCGGTTGTAGGAATAATGTTTGTTATATTAAAGACTCGCTTGCGTAAAGAGGTTCGTGAGATGCTAAAAAATCGTTAA
- a CDS encoding OsmC family protein — translation MPTIKTTYQGELRTEAVHVQSDTHIITDAPVDNQGKGEAFSPTDLLSASLASCMMTIMGIAGRTHNIALEGTTCDITKIMSASPRKVAEIQISFQFPHTYDDKQKAIIENAALTCPVMLSLHPDMKKTVDFGW, via the coding sequence ATGCCAACCATAAAAACAACTTACCAGGGCGAGCTGCGTACCGAGGCCGTCCACGTGCAATCAGACACACATATTATTACAGATGCCCCTGTTGATAACCAGGGTAAAGGCGAAGCATTTTCGCCAACAGATCTACTGTCGGCATCACTGGCCAGCTGCATGATGACCATTATGGGCATTGCCGGGCGCACCCACAACATTGCGCTTGAAGGCACAACCTGCGATATCACCAAGATTATGAGCGCTAGTCCGCGTAAGGTGGCCGAAATCCAGATCAGCTTCCAGTTTCCGCATACGTATGATGATAAGCAGAAAGCCATCATTGAAAATGCAGCCCTTACCTGTCCGGTAATGTTGAGCTTGCATCCAGACATGAAAAAGACAGTGGATTTTGGGTGGTAA
- a CDS encoding GNAT family N-acetyltransferase yields MIIDIKETKDVKQEDIIAIYRANHWSSAEKPELLYQALLNSHSFITAWDSGRLIGLGNALSDGYLVVYYPHLIVHPDYQGRGVGKMILAKFQEKYNSFHQQILVADGKAIDFYSKCGFEPAGQTQSMWIYKGNDH; encoded by the coding sequence ATGATCATCGACATTAAAGAAACCAAAGACGTTAAGCAGGAAGATATCATTGCTATCTACAGGGCCAACCATTGGTCGTCTGCAGAGAAGCCCGAATTGTTATACCAAGCGCTGCTTAACTCCCACTCTTTCATCACCGCTTGGGATAGCGGTCGTTTGATTGGCTTGGGTAATGCGCTTTCAGACGGATACCTGGTGGTTTATTATCCGCACCTTATTGTTCATCCAGACTACCAGGGCCGGGGCGTAGGCAAAATGATCTTGGCGAAGTTTCAGGAGAAATACAATAGCTTTCATCAGCAGATATTGGTTGCCGATGGCAAGGCCATAGATTTTTATAGCAAATGCGGCTTTGAACCGGCCGGGCAAACCCAGTCCATGTGGATTTATAAAGGCAACGATCACTAA
- a CDS encoding TM2 domain-containing protein has product MDFYQNAYMNLPGVSAEELGFLKQATNGLDENQLKSFFVVYSTKRKNPNDILLLAVIGFFGFAGIHRFVMGQVGMGILFFFTGGLCCIGTIVDVINYKTLTFEYNQKMAYEAFNIVKIGGQFY; this is encoded by the coding sequence ATGGACTTTTATCAAAATGCATACATGAATCTGCCAGGCGTATCTGCCGAAGAATTAGGTTTCTTAAAACAAGCCACCAACGGGCTGGATGAAAATCAGCTAAAAAGCTTCTTTGTGGTATATTCTACCAAAAGAAAAAACCCTAATGACATCCTGTTATTGGCCGTTATTGGGTTCTTTGGATTTGCCGGTATTCACCGCTTTGTAATGGGTCAGGTAGGCATGGGCATCCTATTCTTCTTCACCGGCGGTTTGTGTTGTATTGGTACCATAGTAGATGTCATCAACTATAAAACACTCACATTTGAGTATAATCAAAAAATGGCTTACGAGGCATTTAACATCGTTAAAATTGGCGGTCAGTTTTATTAA
- a CDS encoding Nif3-like dinuclear metal center hexameric protein codes for MKLYELTNYLESLAPLAYQEDYDNAGLIVGRPDAEIQQALISLDCTEAVVDEAIAKHCQVIISHHPIVFKGLKKFNGKTYVERVVEKAIRHNIAIYAIHTNLDHIKEGVNKRICDALGLKNCNILAPKGGLLKKLVTYVPANQAGQVRDALFKAGAGHIGNYSECSFNTNGEGTFNGDAGTNPYAGTPGARHTEAETRIETVYPANLESKILMALFLAHPYEEVAYDLYPITNQHQQVGAGMIAELDFPIDERSFLQHIKQQLNASVIRHTALTGKMVKKVAVCGGSGGFLLKQAIAAGADVFITADYKYHEFFDAEGKIVIADVGHFESEQFTQHLLCEIIQKKFISFAVRLTEVNTNPVKYYI; via the coding sequence ATGAAACTCTATGAATTGACCAACTACCTGGAAAGCCTGGCCCCGCTGGCCTACCAGGAAGATTATGATAATGCCGGATTGATCGTCGGTCGGCCTGACGCAGAAATTCAGCAGGCGCTTATCTCGCTGGATTGTACCGAAGCCGTTGTAGACGAGGCCATTGCCAAGCATTGTCAGGTCATCATCTCGCACCACCCTATTGTTTTTAAAGGGCTGAAAAAGTTTAACGGCAAAACCTATGTAGAGCGCGTGGTAGAAAAAGCCATCCGCCATAATATTGCCATTTATGCCATCCACACCAATCTTGACCATATAAAAGAAGGTGTAAACAAACGCATTTGCGACGCACTGGGACTAAAAAACTGCAATATTCTTGCGCCCAAGGGCGGTTTGCTTAAAAAGCTGGTTACCTATGTTCCGGCAAACCAAGCCGGTCAGGTACGCGATGCTTTGTTTAAAGCCGGCGCCGGCCACATTGGTAATTACAGCGAGTGCAGTTTTAACACCAACGGCGAAGGCACCTTTAATGGCGATGCGGGGACCAACCCTTACGCAGGCACACCAGGCGCTCGCCACACCGAAGCCGAAACACGGATAGAAACCGTTTATCCGGCCAATTTGGAGAGTAAAATACTGATGGCCTTGTTCTTGGCGCATCCTTATGAGGAGGTGGCGTATGACTTATACCCCATCACCAACCAGCACCAGCAAGTGGGCGCCGGCATGATAGCAGAGCTAGACTTCCCGATAGATGAGCGCTCATTTTTACAGCACATCAAACAGCAACTGAATGCCAGCGTAATCCGACACACAGCATTAACCGGCAAAATGGTAAAGAAGGTGGCCGTATGTGGCGGCTCAGGAGGTTTTTTACTAAAGCAGGCCATAGCGGCCGGGGCTGATGTGTTTATAACGGCCGACTACAAATACCATGAGTTTTTTGATGCCGAAGGAAAGATAGTAATAGCAGATGTGGGACACTTTGAAAGTGAACAATTTACGCAGCATTTATTGTGTGAAATAATTCAAAAAAAATTCATTAGCTTTGCGGTCCGTTTAACTGAAGTAAATACGAACCCCGTAAAATATTATATTTAA
- a CDS encoding class I SAM-dependent methyltransferase: MNTFNYLKRQLNRLKIDLATQGTFLAGQIPSIDSHNILKTVSTNYEELDQIFSKRITLASDDVIVDVGCGKGRVFNYLLYHGYTNRMIGYEINVKVGLKTRERLSRHQNVDIRCGNIFDDFPTDATIFYLYHPFKEAMMEEFGKRILSMPGRPLIIYNNPVYVDALGNLFDKEVFELPVPGYNYRFKFAIAMPKQGRQQKHTQWVA, from the coding sequence ATGAATACTTTTAACTACCTGAAAAGACAATTAAACAGGCTGAAAATAGATCTGGCAACCCAGGGCACCTTCCTGGCCGGACAAATCCCCAGCATTGATAGCCATAACATACTCAAAACCGTAAGCACCAATTACGAGGAATTGGATCAGATTTTTTCTAAAAGGATCACCCTCGCTTCGGATGACGTGATAGTTGATGTTGGCTGCGGCAAAGGCAGGGTGTTTAATTATCTGTTATATCATGGCTATACCAACCGCATGATAGGTTATGAAATAAATGTAAAAGTAGGCCTGAAAACACGCGAACGGCTGAGTCGCCATCAGAATGTCGATATCCGCTGCGGCAATATCTTTGATGATTTCCCTACTGATGCTACCATCTTTTACCTTTATCATCCGTTTAAAGAGGCCATGATGGAGGAGTTTGGTAAACGGATATTAAGCATGCCCGGCCGTCCGCTCATTATATACAACAATCCAGTGTATGTAGACGCATTGGGCAACCTGTTTGATAAAGAAGTTTTTGAGCTGCCCGTGCCCGGTTATAATTATCGCTTTAAGTTTGCCATAGCTATGCCTAAACAAGGCAGACAGCAAAAGCACACGCAGTGGGTGGCCTGA